Proteins encoded in a region of the Chlorogloeopsis sp. ULAP01 genome:
- a CDS encoding molybdopterin-binding protein, producing MPRKEQGWITFQTSEEERRILEEFCQQSQRTKTEILRELVRNLSQRSSPSPQSIPTKCKDYKDTDTPEITNNTQKRPLKVSSRNLLKGVVTKVVKGEVSSQVTIKVIHEVELTSIITTISVEELELYEGTEAYAVIKSNDIAIAKD from the coding sequence ATGCCAAGAAAAGAACAAGGATGGATTACATTTCAAACATCAGAAGAAGAGCGCAGAATTTTAGAGGAATTCTGTCAACAGTCGCAGCGCACTAAAACAGAAATTCTCAGAGAGTTAGTTCGTAATCTCAGTCAACGCTCCTCGCCATCACCGCAGTCAATACCAACCAAGTGCAAGGATTACAAAGATACTGATACCCCTGAGATCACAAATAATACTCAAAAAAGGCCTCTCAAAGTTAGTTCTCGCAATCTTCTTAAAGGTGTAGTAACAAAAGTTGTGAAGGGAGAAGTGAGCAGTCAGGTAACCATTAAGGTTATCCACGAAGTTGAATTAACTTCGATTATTACTACAATTTCAGTAGAGGAGTTGGAGCTATACGAGGGAACAGAAGCTTATGCAGTGATTAAGTCTAATGATATTGCTATTGCCAAGGACTAG
- a CDS encoding circadian clock KaiB family protein: MDHSRGEKDNSNDFLDDSEDAMDLLSNHKLEKYVLRLYIANYNQKSLSALENIQKLCEERLHGRYELEVIDIYQQPERLEEDQIFAIPTLIKEFPPPFKKLIGDLTDTEKLIIALAL, encoded by the coding sequence ATGGATCATTCCAGAGGGGAGAAGGACAACTCAAACGACTTCTTAGATGACTCAGAAGATGCAATGGATTTGCTTTCTAATCACAAATTAGAAAAGTACGTCTTGCGATTGTATATAGCTAACTATAATCAGAAGTCTTTAAGTGCTCTTGAAAATATTCAAAAACTTTGCGAAGAGCGTCTGCACGGGCGCTATGAACTAGAGGTAATTGATATTTATCAACAACCTGAACGTCTAGAAGAAGACCAAATTTTTGCAATTCCTACACTCATAAAGGAATTTCCGCCACCTTTCAAGAAGCTGATTGGCGACTTGACAGATACCGAAAAATTAATTATTGCTTTAGCTCTTTAA
- a CDS encoding MBL fold metallo-hydrolase, which produces MLFRQLFDAESNTYTYLIADTNTKEAIIVDPVLEQVERDLKLLQELGITLRCCLETHVHADHITGSDKLRSATNCLSIVPDNSHVVCANGYVKDGEILQLGKISIKAIATPGHTDSHYAYLVNNNRVLTGDALFIRGCGRTDFQSGNAGTLYDSVTQRLFPLPDDTLVYPGHDYRGHTVSTIGEEKHWNPRFLGRSRENFIELMSTLNLPNPKKMMEAVPANEHCGSVI; this is translated from the coding sequence ATGTTATTTCGGCAGTTATTTGATGCAGAATCTAACACTTACACTTACTTGATTGCTGATACCAACACCAAAGAGGCTATAATTGTAGATCCTGTGCTAGAACAGGTGGAACGCGACCTCAAATTACTCCAAGAATTAGGAATCACTCTCCGTTGCTGTTTAGAAACTCACGTTCATGCAGACCATATTACAGGAAGTGATAAATTACGATCTGCTACCAATTGTTTAAGTATAGTACCAGATAATTCTCATGTAGTCTGTGCTAATGGCTACGTTAAGGATGGAGAAATATTACAGTTAGGAAAAATATCTATTAAAGCTATTGCTACCCCAGGTCATACCGATAGCCACTATGCCTATCTGGTCAATAATAACCGAGTACTTACTGGAGATGCATTGTTTATCAGAGGTTGTGGTCGTACAGATTTTCAAAGTGGCAATGCAGGAACTCTATATGACTCAGTGACACAGCGTTTATTTCCTTTGCCAGATGACACCCTGGTGTATCCAGGGCATGATTATCGTGGTCACACAGTATCCACAATTGGAGAAGAAAAGCATTGGAATCCTCGATTTTTGGGACGTAGCCGTGAAAATTTTATTGAATTAATGTCCACTTTAAACTTACCCAATCCGAAAAAGATGATGGAAGCAGTTCCTGCTAATGAACATTGCGGTAGTGTAATCTAA